One genomic segment of Pseudorasbora parva isolate DD20220531a chromosome 6, ASM2467924v1, whole genome shotgun sequence includes these proteins:
- the LOC137079425 gene encoding uncharacterized protein, with amino-acid sequence METVRPAEQTTQSTAMEDNYDSDLFITTTSYDDYYYDIEKPSNPYPRYEIRLSIFLITALCVGVPCLIWAFYFVHRQRKTRGRISAFIILLLLCDLLQLLMYPYIVTIFLSFISFFDVITFLGLYCLKVCGLYLQQLVALEGVLTLKYLLISARIFSAPCYIIISIIILIIPLMYGLLMVFIGYGYDLYITIGIILAPVCLLVATGIITFKAPPTPASTPVTENRPGAVLFLVSTVNLVVLYIPCVLIYFIRLFDMSWFTMSFCLLSLTVISEPLLCVLVCRENLNTQTNQPHIELNSAQASV; translated from the exons atggaaacggtgcggccggcggagcaaa caactCAAAGTACAGCCATGGAGGACAATTATGACagtgatctcttcatcactACCACAAGttatgatgattattattatgacaTTGAAAAGCCTTCTAATCCATACCCACGCTATGAAATCAGACTGTCCATCTTCCTCATCACTGCTCTGTGTGTGGGAGTGCCGTGTCTGATTTGGGCTTTTTATTTTGTGCATCGTCAGAGAAAGACCAGAGGCCGGATCTCAGCCTtcatcatcctcctcctcctctgtgACCTGTTGCAACTGCTCATGTATCCATATATAGTGACAATATTTCTTAGTTTTATCAGTTTCTTTGATGTCATTACATTCCTTGGGCTCTATTGTCTGAAAGTCTGTGGGCTTTACCTGCAACAGCTGGTGGCTCTGGAGGGAGTTCTGACTCTGAAATATCTGCTGATCTCTGCTCGTATTTTCTCAGCCCCCTGTTACATCATAATCTCCATCATTATACTTATTATTCCTTTAATGTATGGATTATTGATGGTTTTCATTGGCTATGGTTATGATTTGTACATTACTATTGGCATAATTCTGGCACCTGTGTGTTTATTGGTTGCCACAGGCATAATCACATTCAAAGCCCCGCCCACTCCTGCCAGTACACCTGTCACTGAGAACAGACCAGGTGCAGTGCTGTTTCTTGTCTCCACGGTTAACTTAGTTGTGCTCTATATCCCGTGTGTGTTGATTTACTTTATCCGTCTCTTTGACATGTCTTGGTTTACGATGTCTTTCTGCTTGTTGAGTTTGACAGTGATTTCAGAGCCTCTCCTGTGTGTGCTGGTCTGCAGAGAGAATCTCAACACTCAGACAAATCAACCACACATAGAGCTCAACTCCGCACAGGCATCAGTCTGA